One segment of Macrotis lagotis isolate mMagLag1 chromosome 1, bilby.v1.9.chrom.fasta, whole genome shotgun sequence DNA contains the following:
- the LOC141489230 gene encoding olfactory receptor 51F1-like, translating into MLALPNNTVISLTFLLTGIPGLEDVHIWISIPFCCLYTIALSGNSMILYIIITKQSLHEPMYYFLFMLSLTDMCLSITTLPTTLSVFWFNSREISLDSCISQLFFIHFFTIMESSVLLAMSFDRFIAICDPLRYVTIITPSRIIQFGLMMVVRGSLVMTPVLLLLKRLSFCNNNILSHSYCYHPDVIKHSCSNTRVNSIYGLVAIFLTFGLDAPLIVLSYVLIINSLFNIASPQERHKAFSTCISHIGAISVFYIPLICLSSVHRWSHKAPPYVHTMMSNAFLLLPPVLNPIIYSVKTKQIRKVIFNTF; encoded by the coding sequence ATGTTGGCTTTGCCAAACAATACAGTAATATCTTTGACATTCCTTCTAACAGGAATTCCAGGATTGGAAGATGTTCATATCTGGATCTCCATTCCCTTTTGTTGTCTCTATACCATTGCACTCTCAGGAAACAGCATGATACTATATATCATTATTACTAAACAGAGCCTGCATGAGCCTAtgtattatttcctcttcatgCTGTCACTCACTGATATGTGCTTGTCTATAACCACACTGCCTACAACCTTGAGTGTCTTTTGGTTTAATTCTCGGGAGATCTCTTTAGATTCTTGCATCAGtcaattgtttttcattcattttttcaccATCATGGAATCCTCAGTTTTGTTAGCTATGTCCTTTGATCGTTTTATTGCTATTTGTGATCCCCTTAGATATGTCACAATCATAACCCCTTCCAGGATTATACAATTTGGATTGATGATGGTAGTCAGAGGTTCTCTTGTTATGACTCCAGTACTCCTGCTTCTTAAACGCTTGTCATTCTGCAACAATAATATCCTTTCTCATTCTTATTGTTATCATCCTGATGTGATAAAACATTCTTGTTCAAATACAAGGGTCAATAGTATATATGGATTAGTTgcaatatttttaacatttggcTTGGATGCTCCATTGATTGTTCTTTCTTATGTTCTGATCATTAATTCTTTGTTTAACATTGCATCCCCACAGGAGCGCCACAAAGCCTTCAGCACCTGTATTTCTCATATTGGTGCCATTTCTGTCTTCTATATACCCCTTATCTGCCTGTCTAGTGTCCATAGGTGGAGTCACAAAGCACCTCCATATGTTCACACCATGATGTCCAATGCCTTTCTTCTTCTGCCCCCTGTTCTAAACCCAATTATCTATAGTGTTAAAACCAAGCAAATCCGGAAAGTCATTTTCAATACTTTCTGA